One window of Bdellovibrio sp. ArHS genomic DNA carries:
- a CDS encoding ABC transporter ATP-binding protein, with amino-acid sequence MSENFMHEDLVKTKITYPELFRRLWPYARKEKLLLFSAIGAVAGGAAVARLIPALVGYAIDHGVKEKDYSVFINVAYAYLVLEICRSVFSFGNVYLFQRFGNRMLFHLREDLMSHVQRLPLQFFNKTPTGRIVTRLTNDVMSLGELFSEGVIAVFTQSVVIISVVIALSLISWKLTLVSLILAPLFIGASIYLSNRIREILREQKKKLSLINAFLAENLNGIKVVQLYNRLTRNRDLFGALSIDYRDTNMRSIHAYALMQPIMNLFNAATITSALYFGGLLSAQNSIAIGALVAFLMNIQDFIPPLREILEKYQQFQNSLTSAERIFTLMDEKKEFELDNLHSPKVVQGEIEIRDLTFHYEPELPAVLKKISLHIKAGESIALVGRTGSGKSTFISLLQRFYDAPEKSIYVDGVALERIARHEIRHHVGVVQQDNFIFRGTIRDNIGLGDPRVTEEQIQKACEKTGYLSLLVRTGRDLYSPVDERGANLSVGERQLIAFARILAFNPDILILDEATANIDSESEHIIQEATKEITKGRTSIIIAHRLSTIEQCDRIIVLNQGEVAEVGSHAELMKARGLYYQFASLGLKSTLMDASAAGTAEP; translated from the coding sequence ATGAGTGAAAACTTCATGCATGAGGACTTAGTTAAAACTAAAATCACTTATCCCGAGTTGTTCCGGCGTCTTTGGCCCTATGCCCGAAAAGAAAAACTTTTGCTCTTTTCCGCCATTGGCGCGGTCGCAGGAGGCGCGGCCGTGGCCCGCCTGATCCCCGCTCTGGTTGGCTACGCGATCGACCACGGTGTTAAAGAAAAAGACTATAGCGTGTTCATCAACGTCGCCTATGCCTACTTGGTCTTAGAGATTTGCCGCTCGGTATTTTCTTTTGGAAACGTCTATTTGTTTCAGCGCTTCGGCAACCGCATGCTTTTTCATTTGCGCGAAGACCTGATGTCTCACGTCCAACGCCTGCCTTTGCAGTTTTTCAATAAAACTCCGACCGGAAGGATTGTCACTCGTCTGACCAATGACGTGATGTCTTTAGGGGAACTTTTTTCGGAAGGGGTCATTGCTGTATTCACGCAAAGTGTGGTGATTATTTCTGTGGTTATCGCTCTGTCTTTAATTTCATGGAAACTCACTCTGGTATCCCTGATTCTGGCGCCTCTTTTCATCGGGGCTTCGATATATCTTAGCAATCGCATTCGCGAGATTTTGCGCGAACAAAAGAAGAAACTTTCTTTGATCAATGCGTTTTTGGCTGAAAATCTGAATGGCATCAAAGTGGTGCAACTTTACAACCGTTTGACGCGCAATCGCGACCTTTTTGGCGCCCTCTCCATCGACTATCGTGATACGAACATGCGCTCCATTCATGCTTATGCGCTGATGCAGCCGATTATGAATTTATTTAATGCGGCGACCATCACCTCGGCCCTTTATTTCGGCGGACTGCTAAGCGCGCAAAATTCCATTGCGATTGGGGCCCTGGTGGCGTTTCTTATGAATATTCAGGACTTCATTCCGCCTTTGCGTGAAATCCTGGAAAAGTATCAACAGTTCCAAAACTCACTGACCAGTGCAGAACGTATCTTCACCTTGATGGATGAAAAGAAAGAGTTCGAACTGGACAATTTACACAGTCCGAAAGTAGTGCAAGGTGAAATCGAAATTCGCGATCTGACCTTTCACTACGAGCCCGAACTTCCTGCCGTTTTGAAAAAGATCTCCTTGCACATCAAAGCCGGGGAATCCATCGCCTTGGTGGGCCGTACCGGCAGTGGGAAGTCGACATTTATCTCGTTGCTGCAACGGTTTTACGATGCACCAGAAAAATCCATTTATGTCGATGGCGTGGCCCTAGAGCGCATCGCCCGGCACGAGATCCGTCACCACGTCGGCGTCGTCCAACAGGACAATTTCATCTTCCGCGGCACCATTCGCGATAATATCGGCCTGGGGGACCCACGCGTCACAGAAGAACAGATCCAAAAGGCGTGTGAAAAAACCGGCTATTTATCGCTCTTAGTGCGCACAGGCCGCGATCTTTACAGTCCCGTCGATGAACGTGGCGCCAATCTTTCCGTCGGCGAAAGACAGCTTATCGCCTTTGCGCGGATTTTGGCCTTCAATCCTGATATTCTTATTCTGGACGAAGCCACGGCAAATATTGATTCTGAAAGCGAACACATCATCCAGGAAGCCACCAAAGAGATCACCAAAGGCCGGACCAGCATTATTATCGCTCACCGGCTTTCGACAATTGAACAATGCGATCGCATCATCGTTTTAAATCAGGGAGAAGTTGCAGAAGTGGGCTCGCATGCAGAATTGATGAAAGCCCGTGGTCTGTATTATCAGTTTGCTTCTTTAGGTTTGAAGTCCACCTTGATGGATGCATCAGCGGCAGGGACTGCGGAACCATAG
- a CDS encoding GYF domain-containing protein, translating into MAKQYYLSNNGTHIGPYTHETVLKKIEAQEHQWTDYVYDENVGEWMMLLEHPEFAAKLAQKPSVRPGPVPSAGAKNFKDKEWFILKEGNNYGPFCRLELVQMLQEKTLFEYDYIWHAKLPAWKRVAEVEEFSAQNIRGMKDSKDTDVAEVFFRRRHARASYGASLIVHNNKTVFRGQALEISAGGAGVLIDTPNLQPGQSLFLHFQPGDGVPPFNAVCQIVSKQFVKDAPTDAEPVKYGVKFTTLSQSVRESIKNFTTKAA; encoded by the coding sequence ATGGCAAAACAGTACTATTTATCTAACAATGGGACCCACATCGGACCGTACACACATGAGACGGTTTTGAAGAAGATCGAGGCCCAAGAGCATCAGTGGACAGACTACGTTTACGATGAAAACGTTGGCGAATGGATGATGTTGTTAGAACACCCGGAATTTGCAGCGAAGTTGGCGCAAAAGCCCTCGGTTCGTCCAGGTCCTGTGCCCTCTGCAGGAGCGAAAAACTTTAAAGACAAAGAGTGGTTTATCCTTAAAGAGGGAAACAACTACGGTCCGTTTTGTCGTTTAGAGCTTGTGCAAATGCTGCAAGAAAAAACTTTGTTTGAATACGACTACATCTGGCATGCGAAACTTCCGGCATGGAAGCGAGTGGCCGAGGTGGAAGAGTTTTCGGCGCAAAATATCCGCGGCATGAAAGACTCGAAAGACACCGACGTTGCGGAAGTCTTTTTCCGTCGCCGTCATGCGCGGGCTTCTTACGGAGCTTCGTTGATCGTTCATAATAATAAAACCGTGTTCCGCGGTCAGGCATTGGAAATCAGTGCCGGTGGAGCCGGGGTTCTTATCGACACTCCAAATTTACAACCAGGTCAGTCTCTCTTCTTGCACTTTCAACCCGGCGATGGAGTCCCTCCTTTCAATGCTGTTTGCCAGATCGTCAGCAAGCAGTTTGTGAAGGATGCACCCACAGATGCCGAGCCTGTGAAGTACGGCGTAAAATTCACGACACTCAGTCAGTCTGTGCGTGAAAGCATTAAGAACTTTACAACGAAGGCAGCTTAA
- a CDS encoding chemotaxis protein CheX, whose amino-acid sequence MKTRKNILIVDNNCELEQLVREPLFKQLENSAVSPILVRAKDGAEAAIKSENQKFDMVIIDTEVPRLMDGGFVYGIHTYKNTQDADIIVISQKEATDLPDSLRDSKFFKKPVSPGALIDAMISILNIQHHGAAKDVVPPAAAAKYAVDVRVINAVIKATTNVLAQFGVTSVEMGKAGPKSPHEPLMGEVSSVIDIKSQSFQGHLIISFDKGSYLEVVSTMLMEEQTELTKDNQDAVGEINNIIFGNAKAEITNYGVQMTVPKVLLGAGQTVHSAPGSAGMMIPFTTGKGHFYLTVVASPLVKVA is encoded by the coding sequence ATGAAGACTCGAAAAAATATCCTAATCGTGGACAACAACTGTGAATTAGAACAGCTCGTCAGAGAGCCGCTGTTTAAACAGCTGGAAAACTCAGCGGTGTCGCCTATTCTTGTTCGGGCTAAAGACGGCGCGGAAGCTGCGATCAAGTCTGAAAATCAAAAATTCGACATGGTGATTATCGATACGGAAGTGCCTCGTCTGATGGATGGCGGCTTCGTCTATGGTATTCACACTTACAAAAACACGCAGGACGCCGACATTATCGTGATCTCACAAAAAGAAGCCACAGACCTTCCCGATTCCTTGCGAGACTCGAAGTTTTTTAAGAAACCAGTTTCTCCTGGTGCCTTGATTGACGCTATGATTTCAATTCTCAACATTCAGCACCATGGAGCTGCCAAAGACGTCGTCCCTCCCGCAGCCGCAGCAAAATATGCTGTCGATGTGCGAGTTATCAATGCCGTGATCAAAGCAACCACGAATGTGCTTGCGCAATTTGGTGTGACTTCCGTCGAGATGGGAAAAGCGGGTCCGAAATCACCGCACGAACCATTGATGGGCGAAGTCTCTTCAGTCATCGATATTAAGAGTCAGTCGTTCCAAGGGCATCTGATCATCTCTTTCGACAAAGGCAGCTATCTTGAAGTCGTTTCGACAATGCTGATGGAAGAGCAAACGGAGCTTACCAAAGATAATCAAGATGCTGTCGGTGAGATCAATAATATTATTTTCGGTAATGCCAAAGCAGAGATCACAAATTATGGTGTGCAAATGACAGTTCCCAAAGTGTTATTAGGCGCTGGACAAACAGTCCATTCCGCACCGGGTTCTGCGGGTATGATGATTCCCTTCACGACCGGCAAAGGGCACTTTTACTTGACGGTCGTCGCATCGCCTCTTGTTAAAGTCGCTTAA
- a CDS encoding endonuclease, with translation MTASFLSVLFVLFSGSSFAATYSQQIPYYGEDFYNDLSSGVQNEELVARLQTVLRSQHRVIPGQMDEITDNCNGTKGCYQHISLGYDRARIFLLGVYYLVDEGNGNYGLPDVYCANIRYSNEFRGTPPGPRTIPDSTTLNTEHTWPQSRFTGKFDKGMQKSDLHHLYPADSEMNSVRGNNEFGEVSRDSKVLKCRVSRTGKGTGGGAEIFEPPTGHKGNVARALFYFSVRYSTPISPNQEKVLRKWHLEDPVDEEEMHRNNEIQKTQGNRNPFIDFPELVDYIHNF, from the coding sequence ATGACAGCAAGTTTTCTGTCGGTTCTGTTCGTTCTTTTTTCTGGGTCGTCTTTTGCAGCGACATATTCTCAACAAATTCCATACTACGGCGAAGATTTTTATAATGATCTTTCTTCGGGTGTTCAAAACGAAGAGCTGGTCGCGCGCTTACAAACAGTGTTGCGCAGCCAGCATCGTGTGATTCCTGGGCAGATGGATGAAATCACCGATAACTGTAATGGCACGAAGGGTTGTTACCAACATATCTCGTTGGGATATGACCGTGCCCGTATCTTCCTTCTGGGCGTTTACTATCTTGTCGACGAAGGAAATGGCAACTACGGTCTTCCTGATGTCTACTGTGCGAACATCCGATATAGCAATGAGTTCCGCGGAACACCTCCGGGCCCTCGCACGATTCCTGATAGCACGACTTTAAATACAGAGCACACCTGGCCTCAAAGCCGCTTCACTGGCAAATTTGATAAAGGTATGCAAAAATCCGATCTTCACCACTTATACCCTGCCGACTCTGAAATGAACTCTGTTCGCGGCAACAACGAATTTGGTGAAGTTTCCCGGGACTCAAAAGTTCTTAAATGCCGAGTTTCCCGCACGGGTAAGGGTACAGGCGGCGGTGCTGAAATCTTCGAACCACCGACGGGTCACAAAGGAAATGTCGCCCGCGCTTTATTCTACTTCTCTGTCCGCTACAGCACACCAATCAGCCCGAACCAAGAAAAAGTCCTTCGCAAATGGCATCTAGAAGATCCTGTTGACGAAGAAGAGATGCACCGAAACAACGAAATTCAGAAAACTCAGGGAAACCGCAATCCATTTATCGATTTCCCTGAATTAGTCGATTACATCCATAATTTTTAA
- a CDS encoding acyl-CoA thioesterase, translating into MSELSPFKITIKEHHVDSYGHINNATYLQIYEEARWEIITPRGFGFNEIHQKKMGPVILEVNIKFLKEIRLRETITIVSKVVSYKGKIATMLQQMVKEDGSVANEATFVFGLFDMKERRLIEPTAEWKAALGID; encoded by the coding sequence ATGTCGGAGTTAAGTCCATTTAAAATCACGATCAAAGAACACCATGTGGACTCATACGGCCACATCAACAACGCAACTTATCTGCAAATTTACGAAGAGGCTCGCTGGGAAATCATTACACCGCGTGGCTTCGGTTTTAACGAGATTCATCAGAAGAAAATGGGGCCGGTGATTCTTGAAGTGAACATCAAGTTTCTAAAAGAGATTCGTCTTCGCGAAACCATCACGATTGTTTCGAAAGTTGTCAGCTATAAAGGCAAGATCGCAACGATGCTTCAGCAAATGGTCAAAGAAGATGGCAGTGTTGCGAACGAGGCGACTTTTGTTTTCGGTCTTTTCGATATGAAAGAGCGCCGTTTAATTGAGCCCACCGCGGAATGGAAAGCGGCTTTGGGGATTGATTAG
- the phnE gene encoding phosphonate ABC transporter, permease protein PhnE, with product MIFRKIVFDGVLFGFLFSVLAIVFFVSSEESLLNLPLVTGWALAFFAVGCGLSVFLKMRHVVTLGDVLFKTSSQTLQDRPWFRRFWGWQLLVSFAVALVVAIYKTEFSLIEILDENGFSGAMRLFKGLLDPNWNILPRAVLNIIETIFMAFLATTLAIPAAFVLSFLCAKNIMQGPFAKTIYLLLRTFLNVTRSVEALIWAIIFSVWVGIGPFAGMLALMIHSIASLAKQYSEMVEAVEEGPIEAIESTGANKLQTIWYAIVPQVLLPYISFTVYRWDINVRMATIIGLVGGGGIGTMLVQYQGQAMWREVGCIIAVIAVVVWALDLASAHIREALK from the coding sequence ATGATATTTCGTAAAATAGTTTTCGATGGTGTTCTGTTTGGCTTTTTGTTTTCAGTTTTGGCGATTGTCTTCTTTGTATCTTCGGAAGAATCTCTTCTGAACCTTCCGCTGGTGACCGGTTGGGCCTTGGCGTTTTTCGCTGTCGGTTGCGGTTTGAGTGTTTTCCTGAAAATGAGGCACGTCGTGACTTTGGGGGATGTGCTGTTTAAGACCTCGTCACAGACGTTGCAGGATCGTCCCTGGTTCCGTCGTTTTTGGGGTTGGCAGTTGTTGGTCTCTTTCGCTGTGGCCCTTGTTGTCGCCATTTATAAAACCGAGTTTTCGCTCATTGAAATTTTAGATGAGAATGGATTCTCGGGTGCTATGCGGCTTTTTAAAGGTCTGTTAGATCCGAATTGGAATATTCTTCCGCGGGCGGTTTTAAATATCATTGAAACCATCTTCATGGCTTTTTTGGCAACGACGCTGGCGATCCCCGCCGCCTTTGTTCTCAGTTTTCTTTGTGCTAAGAACATCATGCAGGGGCCTTTCGCCAAAACGATCTATTTGCTGCTTCGAACGTTTTTGAATGTCACACGTTCGGTGGAAGCTCTGATCTGGGCCATCATCTTTTCCGTGTGGGTCGGCATTGGCCCCTTTGCGGGAATGTTGGCCTTGATGATTCACTCCATTGCTTCGCTCGCCAAACAATATTCAGAGATGGTGGAGGCCGTCGAAGAAGGGCCGATTGAGGCCATCGAGTCGACGGGGGCCAATAAACTGCAGACCATTTGGTATGCGATTGTTCCTCAAGTGCTTCTGCCGTATATTTCTTTTACCGTCTATCGCTGGGATATCAATGTGCGTATGGCGACCATCATAGGCTTGGTGGGCGGCGGTGGCATCGGCACCATGCTGGTTCAGTACCAGGGGCAAGCGATGTGGCGGGAAGTTGGTTGTATTATCGCGGTGATTGCCGTTGTAGTATGGGCGTTGGATTTGGCCTCTGCGCATATTCGCGAGGCTCTTAAGTAG
- the phnC gene encoding phosphonate ABC transporter ATP-binding protein, with protein MENKVKTPLLSVRNLTKTYPNGVRALKGVDLEVMPGEFLVIIGLSGSGKSTLLRCLNRLHEPTSGQIFFEGEEVGSIQKSESIRRLRKNIGMIFQHFNLIPRQSVLKNVLMARLAGKSTWQSLWGLFSEQDKQEALQNLKLVGIADKALQRADHLSGGQKQRVAIARALTQNPKLILADEPVSALDPATSHAVMDYLKKINQEFGITVIANLHFLSLVRKYASRVVALKDGQIVFTGKPEEITEEWFHRIYGEDAHDIS; from the coding sequence ATGGAAAATAAAGTGAAGACTCCCTTATTGAGTGTGCGAAATCTGACGAAGACCTATCCCAACGGTGTGCGCGCTTTGAAAGGGGTGGATCTGGAAGTCATGCCCGGAGAATTCCTGGTGATTATCGGTCTGAGTGGTTCAGGAAAATCGACTTTGCTTCGCTGTTTGAATAGATTGCATGAGCCCACATCGGGGCAAATCTTTTTTGAGGGCGAAGAGGTGGGATCAATCCAAAAAAGTGAAAGCATTCGTCGACTGCGCAAAAATATTGGCATGATCTTTCAACACTTCAATCTGATCCCGCGGCAAAGTGTTTTGAAGAATGTCCTGATGGCCCGTTTGGCGGGAAAATCCACCTGGCAAAGTCTGTGGGGGCTTTTTTCTGAACAGGATAAGCAAGAGGCATTGCAAAATCTGAAACTTGTGGGGATCGCCGATAAAGCGCTACAGCGCGCGGATCATTTATCCGGCGGGCAGAAGCAGCGGGTAGCAATAGCACGCGCACTGACGCAAAATCCTAAACTCATCCTGGCCGATGAACCCGTTTCCGCTCTGGACCCCGCGACGTCGCATGCGGTGATGGACTATTTGAAAAAAATCAATCAAGAGTTCGGGATCACAGTGATCGCCAATCTGCACTTTCTTTCCCTGGTTCGCAAATACGCTTCGCGGGTCGTGGCTCTTAAAGACGGCCAGATTGTGTTTACTGGAAAGCCTGAAGAGATCACCGAAGAATGGTTTCACAGGATCTACGGAGAGGACGCCCATGATATTTCGTAA
- a CDS encoding phosphate/phosphite/phosphonate ABC transporter substrate-binding protein, giving the protein MTRLLTIVLIISLFTSGCHLKKDALGTEKNPIKFHLVPAVDAKVLADNAKVLEEYLEKNTPYKFAITIPQSFVAVVEAFGTKRADVAAINTYGYYLAHKQYGVEARLTVIRYGVATYQSQFLARADSKIKSLKDLAGKKVAFVDPASTSGYLLPLKTLQDLKIEPKDTVFAMKHDSVVTMIYQRQVDAGATYYSPPQNGHIEDARRLVKTQYPDVEQKVKIIELSEPIPNDPIVFRKDMPEEMKEKIVDTLLQFAATPEGLKAIDLMLGATNFKKSTDGDYDTVREMLKTLAPPDGK; this is encoded by the coding sequence ATGACAAGACTTCTTACGATAGTCCTGATAATTTCGTTATTCACTTCCGGATGCCATTTGAAAAAAGACGCCTTAGGCACCGAAAAAAATCCTATCAAATTTCATCTTGTGCCAGCGGTTGATGCGAAGGTTCTCGCAGACAATGCAAAAGTTCTGGAAGAATATTTGGAAAAAAACACACCTTATAAATTTGCAATCACAATCCCACAGTCCTTTGTTGCTGTGGTTGAAGCCTTCGGCACGAAGCGCGCGGATGTGGCGGCTATTAATACCTACGGATATTATCTGGCCCACAAACAGTACGGCGTGGAAGCGCGTCTAACAGTGATTCGTTATGGCGTGGCCACTTACCAGTCGCAGTTTCTGGCCCGCGCTGATAGCAAGATCAAATCTTTGAAGGATCTGGCGGGGAAGAAAGTGGCCTTTGTCGATCCCGCTTCTACCTCCGGATATCTTCTGCCTTTAAAAACTTTGCAGGATCTGAAGATCGAACCCAAGGATACAGTCTTTGCGATGAAGCATGACTCGGTCGTGACCATGATTTATCAAAGACAAGTCGACGCCGGTGCCACCTACTACAGCCCACCTCAAAATGGTCACATCGAAGATGCCCGACGATTGGTGAAAACTCAGTATCCCGACGTCGAACAGAAAGTTAAAATAATCGAACTTTCCGAGCCTATTCCGAATGATCCCATTGTCTTTAGAAAAGATATGCCGGAAGAAATGAAAGAAAAAATTGTCGATACGCTTCTGCAGTTCGCAGCTACACCCGAAGGGCTTAAAGCTATTGATCTGATGCTGGGGGCGACAAATTTTAAAAAGTCCACAGACGGGGATTATGACACCGTTCGCGAAATGCTAAAAACTTTGGCGCCGCCCGATGGAAAATAA
- a CDS encoding HAD family hydrolase: MLEQILDNIRAITQQGEKSLVVFDLDSTLFDVSPRVERILLDFAASPFNQKKFPEQVRLLKNIKTLRTDWGISGALQRAGLDGAHPEFQEAVRAYWQKHFFSNHYLQFDSLYEGALEFVLEVEKAGAHIAYLTGRDVERMGVGSTEIMHQWGFPLNERAHLVLKPHRSMDDAQFKTDWLIENDKSFKKIYFFENEPVNLVHLEQFCPHVEMIFFESTHSGKAEAPSKLPRIMNYLLHQKGS, translated from the coding sequence ATGTTAGAGCAGATTCTTGATAATATTCGAGCGATCACTCAACAAGGTGAAAAAAGCCTGGTTGTTTTTGATTTGGATTCCACCCTTTTCGATGTGAGCCCTCGGGTGGAGAGAATTCTTCTGGATTTTGCCGCCTCCCCTTTCAATCAAAAAAAATTTCCCGAACAAGTCCGTTTGCTTAAGAACATTAAAACTTTACGTACGGACTGGGGTATTAGTGGTGCTCTTCAGCGCGCGGGCTTGGATGGAGCTCATCCTGAATTTCAAGAAGCCGTGCGCGCTTATTGGCAAAAGCATTTTTTTTCCAATCACTATCTTCAGTTCGACAGCCTTTACGAAGGCGCTTTAGAATTTGTTTTAGAAGTTGAAAAAGCCGGAGCACACATCGCTTATCTTACCGGCCGAGACGTCGAACGTATGGGCGTCGGCTCTACCGAGATCATGCACCAATGGGGATTCCCTTTGAACGAGCGTGCGCATTTGGTGCTCAAACCTCATCGCAGTATGGATGATGCGCAATTTAAAACCGACTGGCTTATCGAAAATGATAAGAGCTTTAAAAAAATATATTTCTTTGAAAATGAACCAGTGAATCTGGTTCACCTTGAGCAGTTCTGTCCTCATGTGGAGATGATCTTTTTTGAAAGCACTCACTCTGGAAAGGCGGAAGCGCCATCTAAATTGCCGCGCATAATGAATTACCTGCTTCACCAGAAGGGTTCGTAG
- the rsmI gene encoding 16S rRNA (cytidine(1402)-2'-O)-methyltransferase: MLYLVATPIGDTSEITLRALEILKSCDIVICESTKEASKLLRMHGITGKTYEVLDEHSTPEDKAALVPLCAEKNVALVTDCGTPGFCDPGADLVRLCRQKNIAVKSALGASALMGLLSLSGQRIDEFVFRGFLPAETESRQRALKELTKEKRAIIVMDTPYRLKKTLNDMKDYFANRKILLTLNLSQDDEKVLEGPIDKVISAVPFEKAEFMLLIYP, from the coding sequence ATGTTGTACCTTGTCGCCACTCCGATCGGTGATACCTCCGAAATCACTTTGCGCGCTTTGGAAATCCTGAAGTCCTGCGACATCGTTATCTGCGAAAGCACCAAAGAAGCTTCGAAATTATTGCGCATGCATGGCATTACCGGGAAAACCTATGAAGTTTTGGATGAACACTCTACCCCCGAAGACAAAGCGGCGTTGGTGCCTTTGTGCGCAGAAAAAAATGTGGCCCTAGTGACGGATTGTGGAACGCCTGGCTTCTGTGACCCCGGCGCTGATCTGGTGCGCCTCTGCCGACAAAAGAACATCGCTGTGAAATCGGCCCTGGGTGCTTCTGCCTTGATGGGACTCTTGTCATTAAGCGGACAAAGAATTGATGAGTTCGTTTTTCGTGGCTTCCTGCCAGCCGAAACAGAAAGTCGCCAGCGGGCTTTAAAAGAACTTACCAAAGAAAAGCGCGCTATCATCGTGATGGATACGCCTTACCGTCTTAAAAAGACCTTGAACGACATGAAAGACTATTTTGCCAATCGTAAGATTCTTCTGACTTTGAATCTTTCCCAAGATGATGAAAAAGTTTTGGAAGGCCCTATCGACAAAGTCATTTCCGCCGTGCCTTTTGAAAAGGCCGAATTTATGCTTTTGATTTATCCGTGA